In Candidatus Methanomethylophilus alvi Mx1201, a genomic segment contains:
- a CDS encoding (Fe-S)-binding protein, translated as MSDTVFTADKIDKIRAALSTCTMCGFCKSVCPSFKAINWDTDLSRGRIVMTYGLSVGQLEPDDSVVKSMYTCTTCADCVRRCPSKVDIVDIIELCRADLVANGHILPKHKSMCESIVKYHNPFAEKKSVAEVMKDWGYEPHPAPVAYFAGCTATYRAVKTAKSSLSILKKLGVDFTTLDEICCGSVMGRVGWSEKDLVEIYKRNVDAIKALGVKTLVLSCAGCYRMFKKEYPKHVEVPFEVLHMTEFLARQKLDLSPLGDVKVTYHDPCHLGRHCEVYEPPRQVIAQFPGVDFQEMKYNRQFSHCCGGGGGVRAAYPEESAKIADTRLDEADFADVIITTCPFCVTNLGAQAKDRDVKVVDLVELVDEHLQ; from the coding sequence ATGAGCGATACCGTATTCACCGCCGATAAGATAGACAAGATCAGGGCGGCCCTCTCCACCTGCACGATGTGCGGTTTCTGCAAGAGCGTATGCCCCTCGTTCAAAGCGATCAACTGGGATACCGACCTCTCCAGGGGACGTATCGTCATGACCTACGGTCTTTCCGTGGGACAGCTCGAGCCCGACGATTCCGTCGTGAAGTCGATGTATACCTGTACCACCTGTGCGGATTGTGTCAGGAGATGCCCGTCCAAGGTGGACATCGTCGACATCATCGAGCTCTGCAGGGCCGACCTCGTGGCCAACGGTCACATCCTGCCCAAGCACAAGTCTATGTGCGAGAGCATCGTCAAGTACCACAACCCGTTCGCGGAGAAGAAGTCTGTCGCCGAGGTGATGAAGGACTGGGGATATGAGCCCCATCCTGCTCCCGTCGCATATTTCGCCGGATGTACTGCGACCTACAGGGCCGTCAAGACCGCGAAATCGTCCCTTTCTATCCTCAAGAAGCTGGGAGTGGACTTCACCACCTTGGACGAGATCTGCTGCGGATCCGTCATGGGCAGGGTCGGCTGGTCCGAGAAGGACCTTGTGGAGATCTACAAGAGGAACGTCGACGCCATCAAGGCCCTGGGAGTCAAGACCCTCGTCCTCTCCTGTGCCGGGTGCTACAGGATGTTCAAGAAGGAGTATCCGAAGCATGTGGAGGTCCCCTTCGAGGTCCTCCATATGACGGAGTTCCTGGCCAGACAGAAGCTCGACCTCTCGCCTCTCGGAGACGTCAAGGTCACCTACCACGACCCCTGCCACCTCGGCAGGCACTGCGAGGTTTACGAGCCTCCCAGACAGGTGATCGCCCAGTTCCCCGGCGTGGATTTCCAGGAGATGAAGTACAACAGGCAGTTCAGCCATTGCTGCGGAGGCGGGGGAGGGGTCCGTGCGGCCTATCCCGAAGAGTCCGCCAAGATCGCGGATACCCGTCTCGACGAGGCGGATTTCGCCGACGTCATCATCACCACCTGCCCGTTCTGCGTCACCAACCTGGGTGCACAGGCCAAGGACAGGGACGTCAAGGTCGTAGACCTCGTGGAACTCGTGGACGAGCATCTTCAATGA
- a CDS encoding nickel-dependent lactate racemase family protein has protein sequence MIVDVKYGKDGVQKIEIPEKNYIGTYSPNDVVCGDPDQVINESLDAPIGGAPIDEFLKGGKDIVFIVNDGTRPTPTAKVLDALSERMGLRIARYLIATGTHRGPTEEEYRNIFGSHLEELRDRIVVHDAKQSECVNLGTSKNGTPMEVNKIAVDADRLVIITSVEPHYFAGWTGGRKSFLPGVASYATVEANHRMAVGMDAQALKLEGNPVHEDMMDALEVVKGKKIFSIQIVMDRHQNIYKVASGELNPAFDQAVKWGEEVFVVPVPEKADVVISVAPYPMDVDLYQSQKALDNGKWALKEGGTIIMVSKCREGVGHDGFLKLLSTSTDPKVVIENIKKGYKLGYHKAAKMAEIATWANIWAVTDLDDAIIKSANMTPKKSVAEALKDALDANPDARVMVLADGSVTIPRPKEE, from the coding sequence ATGATAGTGGACGTTAAGTACGGCAAGGACGGCGTACAGAAGATAGAGATCCCGGAGAAGAACTACATCGGGACCTATTCTCCCAACGACGTCGTCTGCGGTGATCCCGACCAAGTCATCAACGAATCCCTCGACGCACCGATCGGAGGAGCACCTATCGACGAGTTCCTCAAGGGCGGGAAGGACATAGTCTTCATCGTCAACGACGGTACCCGTCCCACCCCTACGGCCAAGGTGCTCGACGCCCTCTCCGAGAGGATGGGCCTCCGTATCGCCAGATATCTTATCGCCACCGGTACCCACAGGGGTCCGACCGAAGAGGAGTACAGGAACATATTCGGATCCCATCTCGAGGAGCTCAGGGACAGGATCGTCGTCCACGATGCCAAGCAGTCCGAGTGCGTGAACCTCGGAACGTCCAAGAACGGTACTCCGATGGAGGTCAACAAGATAGCCGTCGACGCCGACAGGCTCGTCATAATAACCTCTGTGGAACCCCACTACTTCGCCGGATGGACCGGGGGAAGGAAGTCCTTCCTCCCCGGAGTGGCATCCTATGCCACCGTCGAGGCCAACCACAGGATGGCCGTCGGTATGGATGCACAGGCCCTCAAACTCGAGGGGAACCCCGTCCATGAGGATATGATGGACGCCCTGGAGGTCGTCAAGGGGAAGAAGATATTCTCCATCCAGATCGTGATGGACCGCCATCAGAACATCTACAAGGTCGCTTCCGGAGAACTCAATCCCGCTTTCGATCAGGCCGTCAAATGGGGCGAGGAGGTGTTCGTAGTCCCCGTGCCGGAGAAGGCGGATGTCGTGATCTCCGTAGCCCCTTACCCGATGGATGTGGACCTCTACCAGTCGCAGAAGGCCCTCGATAACGGGAAATGGGCCCTGAAGGAGGGAGGGACCATCATCATGGTGTCCAAATGCAGGGAGGGAGTCGGGCACGACGGCTTCCTCAAACTCCTTTCCACGTCCACCGACCCCAAGGTCGTCATAGAGAACATAAAGAAAGGTTACAAGCTCGGATACCACAAGGCCGCCAAGATGGCGGAGATCGCCACATGGGCCAACATCTGGGCCGTCACCGACCTCGACGACGCCATCATAAAGAGTGCCAACATGACCCCCAAGAAGTCCGTGGCCGAGGCCCTGAAGGATGCGTTGGACGCCAATCCCGATGCAAGGGTAATGGTCCTGGCCGACGGGAGCGTCACCATACCCCGCCCCAAGGAGGAATGA